Proteins encoded together in one Solanum lycopersicum chromosome 7, SLM_r2.1 window:
- the LOC101263132 gene encoding LOW QUALITY PROTEIN: photosystem II repair protein PSB27-H1, chloroplastic (The sequence of the model RefSeq protein was modified relative to this genomic sequence to represent the inferred CDS: inserted 3 bases in 2 codons; substituted 1 base at 1 genomic stop codon): MASPTLITPSTXQPPNPSSPQSDQNSSPPXPPPPSPSXRREFLSLSAGILSPSLLLPATSAFAATDEEYVKEASEVIQKVRSTLNMDKGDPNIADSVAELREASNYWVAKYRREKALLGRASFRDIYSALNAVSGHYVSFGPTTPIPAKRKVRILEEMDTAEKALKRGR; encoded by the exons ATGGCTTCTCCAACCCTAATTACCCCATCTAC TCAACCCCCAAATCCCTCATCACCCCAATCCGATCAAAACTCATCACCTCCgtaaccaccaccaccatcacccT GCCGCCGCGAATTCCTCTCTCTGTCCGCCGGAATCCTATCTCCATCCCTTCTCCTTCCCGCCACGTCAGCATTCGCAGCTACCGACGAGGAATACGTGAAGGAAGCATCGGAAGTGATACAGAAAGTGAGATCTACGTTGAATATGGATAAAGGAGATCCGAATATAGCTGATTCAGTTGCTGAGTTAAGAGAAGCGTCGAATTACTGGGTTGCAAAGTATAGAAGAGAGAAAGCTTTGTTGGGTCGGGCTTCGTTTCGTGATATATATTCGGCACTCAACGCTGTTTCGGGCCATTATGTTAGTTTCGGGCCGACTACTCCGATTCCGGCGAAGAGAAAGGTGAGAATCTTAGAAGAAATGGATACCGCTGAAAAGGCTTTAAAGAGAGGAAGATAA